The following are encoded in a window of Scophthalmus maximus strain ysfricsl-2021 chromosome 6, ASM2237912v1, whole genome shotgun sequence genomic DNA:
- the rps23 gene encoding 40S ribosomal protein S23, translating into MGKCRGLRTARKLRNHRREQKWHDKQYKKAHLGTALKANPFGGASHAKGIVLEKVGVEAKQPNSAIRKCVRVQLIKNGKKITAFVPNDGCLNFIEENDEVLVAGFGRKGHAVGDIPGVRFKVVKVANVSLLALYKGKKERPRS; encoded by the exons gaaaGTGTCGTGGTCTGCGTACCGCCAGGAAGCTCCGTAACCACCGCCGTGAGCAGAAATGGCACGATAAACAGTACAAGAAGGCCCATCTGGGCACCGCCCTGAAGGCCAACCCCTTCGGAGGAGCCTCTCACGCCAAGGGCATCGTGCTGGAGAAAGT aggtGTTGAGGCTAAGCAGCCCAACTCTGCCATCAGGAAATGTGTGCGAGTGCAGCTCATCAAGAATGGCAAGAAGATCACCGCCTTCGTCCCCAATGACGGTTGCCTCAACTTCATCGAG GAGAACGACGAGGTTCTGGTGGCGGGATTCGGGCGTAAAGGTCACGCCGTGGGTGATATCCCCGGAGTCCGTTTCAAGGTGGTCAAGGTGGCCAACGTGTCCCTGCTGGCTCTCTACAAAGGCAAGAAGGAGAGACCCAGGTCATAA